A stretch of the Mycolicibacterium celeriflavum genome encodes the following:
- a CDS encoding DNA-binding protein: MPRTDENGRQLKALLDYLLDGDVEAKDIYDALGTSSSTYYRRIKEADYPDAEELRRVADRFGLSYPDLQVRFGLMTRQEVLRYVESLSVSGSSQTALREAIRTRTRAPKLSELRPRSDAPPL; the protein is encoded by the coding sequence ATGCCACGGACCGACGAGAACGGCAGACAGCTAAAAGCTCTGCTGGACTATCTCCTCGACGGAGATGTCGAGGCGAAGGACATCTACGACGCTCTCGGCACCTCGAGCAGCACCTACTACCGTCGCATCAAAGAAGCCGACTATCCGGATGCAGAGGAATTGCGTCGGGTGGCCGACCGGTTCGGCCTCAGCTACCCCGACCTTCAGGTCCGGTTCGGGCTGATGACGAGGCAGGAAGTCCTGCGCTACGTCGAATCGCTATCGGTGTCGGGCAGCTCGCAGACCGCGCTGCGGGAGGCGATCCGGACGCGCACCCGTGCGCCGAAGCTCTCGGAGCTGCGGCCGCGCAGTGACGCTCCACCCCTATAG